The following are from one region of the Telopea speciosissima isolate NSW1024214 ecotype Mountain lineage unplaced genomic scaffold, Tspe_v1 Tspe_v1.0525, whole genome shotgun sequence genome:
- the LOC122648167 gene encoding ubiquitin-conjugating enzyme E2 28-like isoform X1, with product MASKRIFKELKDLQRDPPTSCSAGPVADDMFHWQATIIAPNDSPYSGGVFLVTIHFPPDYPFKPPKVAFRTKVFHPNINSNGNICLDILKEQWSPALTISKVLLSICSLLTDPNPDDPLVPEIAHMCKTDKVKYESTARSWTQKYAMG from the exons ATGGCATCCAAGAGAATCTTTAAGGAGCTCAAGGACTTGCAGAGAGACCCACCAACTTCATGCAGCGCAG GTCCAGTGGCCGATGATATGTTCCATTGGCAGGCAACCATCATTGCTCCAAACGACAGCCCTTACTCTGGGGGTGTTTTCCTTGTAACCATCCACTTCCCACCTGACTATCCTTTCAAGCCTCCCAAG GTTGCGTTCAGGACCAAAGTCTTTCATCCAAATATAAACAGTAATGGGAACATCTGTTTGGACATACTCAAGGAACAATGGAGTCCTGCTCTCACCATTTCAAAG GTTTTGCTTTCCATATGTTCTCTGCtcaccgacccaaacccagatgACCCACTGGTTCCTGAGATCGCTCACATGTGCAAGACAGACAAAGTCAAGTATGAGTCCACAGCTCGCAGCTGGACCCAGAAGTACGCCATGGGTTGA
- the LOC122648167 gene encoding SUMO-conjugating enzyme UBC9-like isoform X2, which translates to MASKRIFKELKDLQRDPPTSCSAGPVADDMFHWQATIIAPNDSPYSGGVFLVTIHFPPDYPFKPPKVAFRTKVFHPNINSNGNICLDILKEQWSPALTISKVVVTSLAQGSLHI; encoded by the exons ATGGCATCCAAGAGAATCTTTAAGGAGCTCAAGGACTTGCAGAGAGACCCACCAACTTCATGCAGCGCAG GTCCAGTGGCCGATGATATGTTCCATTGGCAGGCAACCATCATTGCTCCAAACGACAGCCCTTACTCTGGGGGTGTTTTCCTTGTAACCATCCACTTCCCACCTGACTATCCTTTCAAGCCTCCCAAG GTTGCGTTCAGGACCAAAGTCTTTCATCCAAATATAAACAGTAATGGGAACATCTGTTTGGACATACTCAAGGAACAATGGAGTCCTGCTCTCACCATTTCAAAGGTAGTGGTGACCTCCTTGGCTCAGGGCTCACTGCATATAT AA